A genomic segment from Toxotes jaculatrix isolate fToxJac2 chromosome 6, fToxJac2.pri, whole genome shotgun sequence encodes:
- the LOC121182889 gene encoding fibronectin type III domain-containing protein 9 → MGIAVYNVSATSARVSWPSSPGCLDTFYSVMYDPNWNSLLMGYKRKSFMHEERIPVSQTSTHLVNLVPQTAYFLCVTCQAANPVRDQCQVFSTPSESSDGHDRASWDLAMGVWLTCCILLLVIAGILLWGCLHTICSLPSQAADACPVVTSSALQDMSGSGPLYTPRGSSTGSAKHATVMPPPRLSAQTTSHIITQDHEQRTLAKQPGSEPA, encoded by the coding sequence ATGGGGATTGCAGTGTACAACGTCTCTGCCACCTCAGCCAGAGTGAGCTGGCCATCGTCCCCCGGCTGCCTCGACACCTTCTACAGCGTCATGTACGACCCCAACTGGAACAGCCTGCTCATGGGCTACAAGCGCAAGAGTTTCATGCACGAGGAACGCATCCCCGTGAGCCAGACCAGCACACACCTGGTCAACCTCGTCCCCCAGACCGCATACTTCTTGTGTGTGACGTGTCAGGCCGCCAATCCGGTACGGGACCAGTGCCAGGTGTTCAGCACTCCGAGCGAGAGCAGCGACGGCCACGACAGAGCGAGCTGGGATCTCGCCATGGGCGTCTGGCTGACCTGCTGCATCTTGCTCCTGGTCATTGCCGGCATCCTGTTGTGGGGGTGTCTTCACACCATCTGCTCCCTCCCGAGCCAGGCGGCAGACGCCTGCCCGGTGGTGACGAGCTCAGCCCTCCAAGACATGTCCGGATCCGGACCCCTGTACACTCCCCGaggcagcagcacaggcagCGCCAAACACGCCACCGTCATGCCGCCCCCCCGCCTCTCAGCGCAGACCACTAGCCACATAATTACCCAAGACCATGAGCAGAGGACACTCGCTAAGCAGCCTGGCAGCGAGCCAGCATGA